A stretch of Macadamia integrifolia cultivar HAES 741 chromosome 7, SCU_Mint_v3, whole genome shotgun sequence DNA encodes these proteins:
- the LOC122083254 gene encoding zinc-finger homeodomain protein 5-like — MELRGQQDKEIGIPISSLSYNPPIRESSLSSKVVITPAGIGGGGGGGGGGGGEERRRDGTGNGNGTSILNPSSQTLDHHRHLRPKQQLFQHHRHQQQQQQLDPDPVPVAISVGGATGLAAVAGGSNSARTPTTPKSSVTVRYRKCLKNHAATIGGHVVDGCGEFMPSGEEGTSEALKCAACDCHRNFHRKEVEGEPRSSTAAATNSYYSYNTRISPPPATPHAHRPHHHPQLAPSQQHQKFQLGLPTSPSMGSIPPTMMMAYGSGGGGGGGAGATESSSEDLNVYKSNAGGTSSQPTQPFALSKKRFRTKFTPNQKDRMLEFAEKLGWRIQKQDEPDVQQFCEEVGVKRQVLKVWMHNNKHSMKKKQSSSS; from the coding sequence ATGGAATTGAGAGGTCAACAAGACAAGGAAATAGGGATCCCAATAAGCTCCTTGAGTTATAATCCTCCCATTCGAGAATCATCTTTATCTTCAAAGGTAGTGATCACACCGGCAGgaataggaggaggaggaggaggaggaggaggaggaggtggtgaagaaagaagaagagatgggactGGGAATGGAAATGGAACTTCAATTCTCAACCCATCATCTCAAACCCTAGATCATCATCGCCATCTACGTCCCAAGCAGCAGCTTTTCCAGCATCATcgtcatcaacaacaacaacaacaactagaCCCAGATCCAGTTCCAGTGGCTATCTCTGTTGGTGGTGCAACTGGTTTAGCAGCAGTTGCAGGTGGATCGAACTCGGCAAGGACACCAACAACCCCCAAGAGTTCCGTCACCGTCCGGTATAGGAAATGCCTCAAGAACCACGCGGCGACCATTGGTGGCCATGTTGTCGATGGTTGCGGCGAATTTATGCCGAGCGGCGAGGAAGGGACTTCGGAGGCCCTAAAATGCGCGGCTTGCGACTGCCACCGGAATTTCCACCGGAAAGAGGTAGAAGGAGAGCCCAGATCTAGCACCGCCGCGGCCACCAATAGTTATTACAGCTATAACACTAGAATCTCTCCTCCGCCTGCTACTCCACATGCTCATCGacctcatcatcatcctcaACTGGCTCCCTCGCAACAGCACCAGAAATTCCAACTGGGCCTTCCTACCAGTCCATCCATGGGTTCGATCCCGCCGACCATGATGATGGCTTACGGTAGCGGCGGCGGTGGCGGAGGCGGAGCAGGGGCGACGGAGTCATCGAGCGAGGACCTCAACGTTTACAAATCCAACGCTGGAGGCACTTCTTCGCAACCAACACAACCGTTCGCCCTGTCAAAAAAGAGGTTCAGGACGAAATTCACGCCCAACCAGAAAGATAGGATGTTGGAATTCGCAGAAAAGTTGGGATGGAGGATTCAGAAGCAGGATGAGCCAGATGTCCAACAGTTTTGTGAGGAGGTTGGTGTGAAGAGACAGGTTCTTAAGGTTTGGATGCACAATAACAAGCATTccatgaagaagaagcaatcatcatcatcataa